The Sphingopyxis sp. TUF1 genome segment CATAATAATTTTGCCGGTGATGCGCTTTTCAGTCTCACACCTGGTGGTTGAGACCGTCTGAGAAGGTCGCGCCCCAATTGCCGCGCCGTGACCGGCGCGGGCGTCATCCGATTCGGTAAGGCGGGGGCGCGCGCCTGGCGCGCATGGGGTCGCCGCTACGCGGCGGCGCTTAATGTTCCGGCACGGCGGGGGCGGAGGCGGACGTCACTCGCCTCTAGCCCCGCCCGGTCGGGCCGCAACCCGCGGTTCGCGGGTTCTCCACTCCGTTCCGATCCTTCAGATGCAGCCCGCCCGATCATGCGGGTCTGCCGGCTCCTTCGCGCCGCCCCCCTCCGCCCCCTTCCGGGCCGGGGTGCGGTGGTTTGAAGGAGAAAGGATATGAACAGGATCGGTGCAGCGATGCGGTTCAGGAAACCGCGCGCTATTTCGAGCCTCGACGCCGCGGAGATCGAACGCCGGTTGGCGATTGCACTCGGCAAGATGACCGCGCGGCAGGCCGACATTTTCGTGGGCGTCCGCTTCGACGAAACGCCCTACGAGGAACTTGCGGCGCGCCACGGCATCAGTGTCGATCAGGTCACTGCCGACTTTGCCCGCGCGCTGCGCATGTGGTCGCGCTGCCTCCATGCGCGCTTTCCATCGCTGGTCTGGCCATGGCTATAATTTGGGTTCGACCGGATGGCGCTTGCCATTCGGTCGAACGGCTTTCTAAGGTTAGGTCCGACATGCGAAGCGACATCGATCATCTTCCACCGCACAAGCAGCGCGAGCTTGAACGCGTCGTGCAGATCATCTTCGAGGAGTTCGAGGATGCGCTGGCGCTCGCGACGCAGGGCTGGAAGAAGAAAGGCCGTATCGCCAAGATCATTCTCTATGGCAGTTATGCGCGCGGCGGCTGGGTCGATGAACCGCACACGGCGAAAGGTTATCAGTCGGACTATGATCTGCTCATCATCGTCAGCGACAAGCGGCTCACCGACCGCATTGAATATTGGGCAAAGCTCGACGACCGGCTGATCCGCGAATTTGGGGTCACCAAGACGCTGCGCACGCCGGTCAACTTCATTGTTCACAGTCTCGACGAGGTGAACGCGGGGCTCAGCCACGGGCGCTATTTCTTCATCGACGTCGCGCGCGACGGCATTGCGCTATATCAGGACCATGACAGCGAGCTTGCCGAACCCAAGCCGATGACGCCGCACGCCGCGCTCGACATGGCGCGCGAGTATTTTGACGAGTGGTTTCCAGCGGCGCGCGGCCGCTTGGACACCGCTCAATATGTTCGGGGACAAGGCCGTATAAAAGAAGCCGCTTTCGATACTCATCAGGCGGCCGAGTTTCTCTATCACTGCGTCCTTCTCGTGTGCCGCTTCTACACGCCGCACGTCCACAACCTTGGCTTTCTTCGGACGCAAGCCGAGCAGATCGATCCCCGCCTGATCGACGCTTGGCCGCGCGAAGATCGCAAAGACCGGTCGCGCTTCGAGAAGCTCAAGGACGCCTATGTCAAAGCGCGTTACTCGAAACATTACAAGATCACCGAGGAAGAGCTCGCGTGGCTCGGCGAGCGCGTCGAGCAGCTTGCCGCTATCGTCGAAACCATTTGCAACGAACGCATCGCCGAACTGGAAAACACCGCACGCGACGCGGGATAGGGAAGGACATCCATGGAAGATAGTGAAATGCTGGTCACGCTGACCGCCGATATTGTCGCGGCGCACGTCAGCAACAACAGCGTCGCCATATCGGACATCCCGCTCGTCATCCGTTCTGTGCACGAAGCGCTCGCCAGTCTTGCGTCCGGCGCAGAACCCGAACCCGAACCGCAGCAGCCCGCCGTGTCGGTCCGGTCGTCGGTAAAACCCGACTATATCGTCTGTCTCGAAGACGGCAAAAAGCTCAAGACGATGCGCCGCTATCTGATGACCCAGTTCGGCATGACGCCCGACGAGTATCGCGCGAAGTGGAATTTGCCGAAGGACTATCCGATGACCGCGCCCAACTACACGGAGACGCGCCGCGCGCTGGCCAAGCAGATCGGGCTTGGCACCAAGGGACGCGGCGGCGGGCGAAAGCCCGCTGCGCGCGTGAAGGCGAAGACCAAACAGGGCTGAGGAATTGACCGGCAGCAGGGTGCGATTCATGGCGCTGAAATTTGCGAAGGCAGCGTTGCTGTCAGCCCTTGTCGCGGCCTGTTCGCCAGAAGCCGAGCGCGACAAACGTCCGGATGTTGAGGCAGGCGCGGTCAACGTCGGCGCCGATGTGTCGTCGTCCACGCAGCGCGATGCGGCAGCCACGGAGGGCGAGGCGCGGCTCGATTGAACGGCGCGTCGAGACCATCGGCAGCGAGTGTCGCGGCTCCGATTGTTGCGGTGCGCAGTTGGAGCAATTTTTTGTCGGCAACATGCTGGACAGAATCAGCGCCCGGTCGCTACCGGCGCGGCATGGGTATCACCGCGACAATCATGAACACGGCCACCGGCCAGCCGATCCAGAAAATGAGCTTCGGGCGCATGCCCAAGCCCTGGGCAAGCTTTACTCTTGAAAGCGGCGAGCTGGTCACCGCCGAACGCATCGACATCGGTAAACCTGCGCCGGGCAAGTTCACCGCGCCGATCTCCATCTGGGTGACGGTCAAACCGCGCGGATAAGCGCTGGTGCAACGGCAGGGCGCCAGCGACGGTTCGCGCGCGCTACTCAACCTTGCCAGTGTCGAACGCGCGTTTGCCGCGACGACGCCATAATGACAGCTGCCGTTCGCGCGCCTCGCCGCGCAGCGTCGCGGCCGCTTCGACCAGCAGCCCGAAGATGACGGCGCGGTCGTCGCCGGTCAGCTCGACCAAGTCGGCCTTCGCGACAAGCCCGCCGAGTTCAATCAGCTGGCGCGTGCGCTCGCGGCGCTTCACCTGCCACGTCCGCGTGTCATGCCGCGCCTGCTGCGCCTGAAGGCGATTGCGCGCTTGCATCGCTCGCCGAAGCGCCGCCCGTGTCACGGCCAGCGCCTTTGCGAGCGCGGGCATCTTCGCCGCGAAAGAAGGCCGCGCCGCTCTTGCGCCATGCCTCCTTTCGCGCCGCGTCTGCGCTGACAACTTCGAGCAGTGCGCCCGCAAGCTGTTCGATAGCTAGGGCATCAGCGCCGGTCGCGATGACCAGCTCGCCAAGCTGGCCTTGTTTCTTCGTCTTGAGCACCTTCGCCTTGTCGGTCAGCGCCTGGAGTTCGGCGTCGAAATCTCTCGGTTTGCGCATCGTCTGTCCTTCCGTTTGAGGGGGTCGGACGATCCAGCTATGCCGAGTCTCACGCGTGCACAAGCAGCTGAAATCTCTTGCGACTTTGTGATCCCGAGCGCGATGAAATCGTGTGAGGGCGCGCTTAT includes the following:
- a CDS encoding sigma factor-like helix-turn-helix DNA-binding protein, whose protein sequence is MNRIGAAMRFRKPRAISSLDAAEIERRLAIALGKMTARQADIFVGVRFDETPYEELAARHGISVDQVTADFARALRMWSRCLHARFPSLVWPWL
- a CDS encoding HEPN domain-containing protein, which translates into the protein MRSDIDHLPPHKQRELERVVQIIFEEFEDALALATQGWKKKGRIAKIILYGSYARGGWVDEPHTAKGYQSDYDLLIIVSDKRLTDRIEYWAKLDDRLIREFGVTKTLRTPVNFIVHSLDEVNAGLSHGRYFFIDVARDGIALYQDHDSELAEPKPMTPHAALDMAREYFDEWFPAARGRLDTAQYVRGQGRIKEAAFDTHQAAEFLYHCVLLVCRFYTPHVHNLGFLRTQAEQIDPRLIDAWPREDRKDRSRFEKLKDAYVKARYSKHYKITEEELAWLGERVEQLAAIVETICNERIAELENTARDAG
- a CDS encoding MucR family transcriptional regulator, translated to MEDSEMLVTLTADIVAAHVSNNSVAISDIPLVIRSVHEALASLASGAEPEPEPQQPAVSVRSSVKPDYIVCLEDGKKLKTMRRYLMTQFGMTPDEYRAKWNLPKDYPMTAPNYTETRRALAKQIGLGTKGRGGGRKPAARVKAKTKQG
- a CDS encoding conjugal transfer protein TraD, producing MKRRERTRQLIELGGLVAKADLVELTGDDRAVIFGLLVEAAATLRGEARERQLSLWRRRGKRAFDTGKVE
- a CDS encoding conjugal transfer protein TraD, whose translation is MRKPRDFDAELQALTDKAKVLKTKKQGQLGELVIATGADALAIEQLAGALLEVVSADAARKEAWRKSGAAFFRGEDARARKGAGRDTGGASASDASAQSPSGAAGAA